A portion of the Bombina bombina isolate aBomBom1 chromosome 9, aBomBom1.pri, whole genome shotgun sequence genome contains these proteins:
- the CDCA3 gene encoding cell division cycle-associated protein 3: protein MGSAESREQVTPARPLRNRHLSNVKDPRSPTAGIPRTPIEVGDTPRRTQCDEEVQDLPLMSDPRSPTHGISRTPLRPPAHVALNLLAKQLSEVFVADDPGTEGDLVVSPTSVTAPEEPQTDPPAEERVGSPSVPTDAPGAETPTAPTLALEAPSQSTPTETKEESVTVPPTPSGGQKPRCKSPRSAGMKNMRQRPRKGLVSSASGRSPLKILQEDNSPNTAMQHRQGKKLHFQPEPPSSLRALKISHSSWESSHNKENTQYGHSEG, encoded by the exons ATGGGGTCAGCAGAATCCAGGGAGCAGGTCACCCCAGCACGTCCTCTGCGCAATCGTCATCTGTCTAATGTGAAAGATCCCCGTTCCCCCACAGCTGGAATCCCGAGGACACCCATTGAG GTTGGGGACACACCTCGTAGGACTCAATGTGATGAAGAGGTTCAGGATTTGCCACTGATGTCTGATCCACGTTCCCCCACTCATGGCATCTCGCGCACTCCTCTAAGACCACCTGCACATG TTGCCCTGAACCTTCTGGCTAAACAGCTGAGTGAGGTATTTGTTGCAGATGACCCTGGTACAGAAGGTGACTTAGTGGTCAGTCCTACTTCCGTTACCGCCCCTGAGGAGCCGCAGACGGATCCCCCTGCAGAAGAGAGAGTGGGGTCCCCATCAGTGCCTACTGATGCACCAGGGGCAGAAACACCTACAGCCCCTACTCTGGCACTGGAAGCACCATCTCAGTCCACCCCCACTGAGACAAAGGAGGAGAGTGTGACAGTCCCGCCTACACCATCTGGTGGGCAAAAGCCCAGGTGCAAATCTCCCCGCTCAGCTG GTATGAAGAACATGCGTCAGCGTCCCAGGAAAGGACTTGTCTCCTCGGCTTCGGGACGCTCCCCTCTCAAAATCCTGCAAGAGGACAACTCTCCAAACACTGCAATGCAGCACCGACAG GGTAAGAAGCTGCATTTCCAGCCTGAGCCACCGTCCTCTCTCCGTGCGCTGAAGATCTCACACAGCAGCTGGGAGAGCTCTCATAACAAAGAAAACACTCAGTACGGGCATAGTGAGGGGTAA